Part of the Halodesulfovibrio aestuarii DSM 17919 = ATCC 29578 genome, ACGAGTAAACGGCGATCTGTGGTGATGCTGGAAAGCATTTTAGTAATTACGCTCATGCTGCCAGTCTGGGTAGACAAGTTGTATGTAAATACTGCAGCAATAATAACGATCATAATAGGCCAAAGTGCTAAAGCACCACCTTCGGCAGCAGCAGAAACAGCTTTAAATGCCGGCATGTGCCATTCACCGAATACAGCAATAGCAAGCGTTGCAACTAAAGTTGCAGTACAAGTTTTATGTGCTGGGAGCTTGAGAACAACAAGCGAAAAGATAAGCCACGCAATTGGCAGCAACGCCAATAGAAAAGACAAGTATTCCATCACAGGTCCTAGTTCAGGTATGTGTAGGTAGAGACCAGGCCAACGGAACGCTACCTACATGTGTCTAACTCTCTGTCATACTGCCTGGCTGTACCAGAGCTCAGGCAGTATGACAGTCCACCACCCTTTTTGTGCAGGAAAAGGCAACATCCTGCATAAGGGCCCACAGAGTTGTTACTCAACATGATTGGTTGAGCAATCAACCGGATGAATTATCACGATGTAAAGATTTAGCAAAGCCCTCCATCACCCTATTATACTGAAGTGCGTGCTATATTTTCAGATGTGATATTGTACAAATAAGAACATACGCTGCATTAAACGAAACTGTTCTTACATTTTTTGGCAACACTGCACTCTAACAACTCTTGCTATTTTCCCAAAAAACACTACGTAACAAAAACAGATAATATTTTAAAAATATTATCTATTTTTGTATTTCACCTTTTCCTTTCACTTTCTTCCTGATTATTTTTTCTTTCTTATCATGATATGTTATGCTGTAAATTAATTTTACCTTGCTTTCGAGTTTGTACATTTATTCATATAATATTTTTTGCAGGAAAATTTTTTGTACAAAAACAAAGTCGCACGTAAAAAGCACCTTGTAGACAGTTTCAACATTTTTCTACCGCCACAAGACAACTATTAACATACTTATTTTATTAACTTATATTTTAAAATAAATGTTCGACACCTCATTTTTTCGTAATTCCATTTTTTTTTACGTTGACATAGGCAGCGTGAATATTTAAAAAAAAGCATATTGATTGAGCAATCAATTTGTTCTGGTACCAAAGTAACTATTCCGCAGGTTACTTTCATGCACCACCATTCATGCTGGTACCTTCTAAATAAATTTTTAGAATTAGAACGCTCTTCACTCGTGTGCCTCCCTCTCACCAAGGGAGGCACACTTATTTTCCCCTTAGCATACCCCCCCCAAAAAAAAAGACCACACTTGTGGTCTTAGACTATGACTAAAAAAGCAGCCGCGTATACGCGGCTGCTTTTTTACCTATCGAAACTAGCTATTATATAAAAATAATATCGAAAAGAATACGCAAGGCCACCAGAAAAAGAATCACTCCCAAAAACTTTTTCACCGCTGACGGCGGCATCCGCTTATGCATAACACTAGTCCCCAAATACCCGCCAAGACAGGCCGCTACACCGGCAACTATCCATATGTCCCAAGCAACTGAGCCCATAAGGGCGTACGTCGCAAATCCGGCTACAGAAGAAAATGGTACTGCAAATGCCGTAATGGCAGCAATTTTTTTAGGATTAAACCCTTGCAAAATAAGTAAGGGAGAAATAAGTCCACCGCCTCCGACCCCTAGCAAACCAGAGCAAAATCCTGCAAGAACTCCGACAAAAGCAGGTCCGACAAAAGGATGATCCTCGCGATATTCCACCTCTCCTTTCATTCCCTTAAAGAACAACATCATGAAAGACGCAAACATCAGAAAAAGAACAAGGGCGATCATAATATACTGCGTGGGAAAAAAGTGGCCGCTCCATGCACCAATAGGTGCCATGACCAAAGAGGTCACAATGACTGGAAGACCTAATTTAAAGTCAACCCTACCGCCTTTAATGTTCGAATAGGTTGCTCCCCCCATACTTAATGTATTGATGAACAGCCCAGTCGGACGTGCAATATTAAAGGGAACACCAATCCATGTCAGTACAGGAATAAT contains:
- a CDS encoding sulfite exporter TauE/SafE family protein, with the protein product MNLLIVLVFVLSFSFSFVFALGGIGSAAAIIPVLTWIGVPFNIARPTGLFINTLSMGGATYSNIKGGRVDFKLGLPVIVTSLVMAPIGAWSGHFFPTQYIMIALVLFLMFASFMMLFFKGMKGEVEYREDHPFVGPAFVGVLAGFCSGLLGVGGGGLISPLLILQGFNPKKIAAITAFAVPFSSVAGFATYALMGSVAWDIWIVAGVAACLGGYLGTSVMHKRMPPSAVKKFLGVILFLVALRILFDIIFI